One segment of Natronosalvus halobius DNA contains the following:
- a CDS encoding DNA-directed RNA polymerase subunit A', with amino-acid sequence MQHSTPKDIGSINFGLMEPEEYREMSATKIITADTYDDDGFPIDMGLMDPRLGVIDPGLECKTCGKHSGSCNGHFGHIELAAPVIHVGFTKLIRRLLRGTCRECSKLLLTEDERQEFRDQITEYRKLGHDLNDVTKAAIRQARKKDRCPFCAEIQYDIDHEKPTTYYEVQQVLTSEYSQRIAGAMQGNEEEGIDRTTPDELAEKTDIELTRINEILSGSFRPREDQRKAIEKALDIDLTEEDTNKLMPSDIRDWFEAIPDEDLEVLGIDAERSRPEWMILTVLPVPPVTARPSITLDNGQRSEDDLTHKLVDIIRINQRFMENREAGAPQLIIEDLWELLQYHVTTFMDNEISGTPPARHRSGRPLKTLSQRLKGKEGRFRGSLSGKRVNFSARTVISPDPTLSLNEVGVPDRVATEMTQTMLVTERNLEEARRYVANGPNSHPGANYVRRPDGRRLKVTEKNCEALAGLSEEGELESSQTIGPGWEVNRHLIDGDIVIFNRQPSLHRMSIMAHEVVVMPYKTFRLNTVVCPPYNADFDGDEMNMHALQNEEARAEARVLMRVQEQILSPRFGKNIIGAIQDHISGTYLLTKDNPRFNETQALDLLRATRIDELPEPSGIDDEDEPFWTGRDVFSELLPDDMNLEFTGTVGDDVVIEDGQLVSGTIAEDEVGEFGGEIVDAITKQYGNTRSRVFINELSTLAMRAIMHFGFSIGIDDETIPAEAEARIDETIEEAYDRVAELIEAYERGELESLPGRTLDETLEMKIMQTLSRARDNAGNIAEEHFEGDNPAVVMAESGARGSMLNLTQMAGCVGQQAVRGERINRGYENRTLSHYQQNDLSAEAHGFVESSYTVGLDPREFFFHAMGGREGLVDTAVRTSKSGYLQRRLINALSELEAQYDGTVRDTGDTIVQFEFGEDGTSPVQVAYDDDHDVDVEGIAETVLDEEFDSEAEREAFLSGKRIETNLSEHADSRRVVEPEGVSSDD; translated from the coding sequence ATGCAACACAGCACACCCAAAGACATCGGATCGATCAACTTCGGGCTCATGGAGCCCGAAGAGTACCGGGAGATGAGCGCGACGAAGATCATCACCGCCGACACCTACGACGACGACGGTTTCCCCATCGACATGGGGTTGATGGACCCCAGACTGGGCGTCATCGACCCCGGACTCGAGTGCAAGACCTGCGGGAAGCACTCGGGGTCGTGTAACGGCCACTTCGGCCACATCGAACTCGCGGCGCCGGTGATCCACGTCGGTTTCACCAAACTCATCCGGCGACTGCTCCGGGGAACCTGCCGTGAGTGTTCGAAGCTCTTGCTCACCGAGGACGAGCGCCAGGAGTTTCGCGACCAGATCACGGAGTACCGAAAGCTGGGTCACGACCTGAACGACGTGACGAAGGCGGCGATTCGGCAGGCACGAAAGAAGGATCGGTGTCCGTTCTGTGCCGAAATCCAGTACGACATCGACCACGAGAAGCCGACCACGTACTACGAGGTCCAGCAGGTTCTCACGAGCGAGTACTCCCAGCGTATCGCCGGTGCGATGCAGGGCAACGAAGAGGAGGGCATCGACCGAACGACGCCCGACGAACTCGCAGAGAAGACGGATATCGAACTCACCCGCATCAACGAGATTCTGTCGGGTTCGTTCCGTCCGCGCGAGGATCAGCGCAAGGCGATCGAGAAGGCTCTCGACATCGACCTGACCGAAGAGGACACGAACAAGCTGATGCCCTCGGATATCCGCGACTGGTTCGAGGCGATCCCGGACGAGGACCTCGAGGTACTCGGTATCGACGCCGAGCGGTCCCGACCCGAGTGGATGATCCTGACGGTGCTGCCGGTACCGCCGGTCACCGCTCGCCCGTCGATCACGCTGGACAACGGCCAGCGTAGCGAGGACGACCTCACCCACAAACTGGTCGACATCATCCGGATCAACCAGCGGTTCATGGAGAACCGCGAGGCTGGTGCGCCCCAGCTGATCATCGAGGACCTGTGGGAACTGCTTCAGTACCACGTTACGACGTTCATGGACAACGAGATCTCGGGAACGCCGCCGGCGCGACACCGCTCCGGACGGCCTCTGAAGACCCTCTCCCAGCGGCTAAAGGGGAAGGAAGGCCGGTTCCGCGGTTCGCTGTCCGGGAAGCGCGTCAACTTCTCGGCCCGGACCGTCATCTCCCCCGACCCCACCCTGAGCCTCAACGAAGTCGGCGTCCCCGACCGCGTGGCGACGGAGATGACCCAGACCATGCTCGTCACCGAGCGTAACCTAGAGGAAGCTCGACGCTACGTCGCCAACGGGCCGAACAGCCACCCCGGCGCGAACTACGTGCGACGGCCGGACGGCCGCCGGCTCAAGGTAACCGAGAAGAACTGCGAGGCGCTCGCGGGGCTGTCCGAAGAAGGTGAACTCGAGAGTTCCCAGACGATCGGTCCAGGATGGGAGGTCAACCGGCACCTGATCGACGGCGACATCGTCATCTTCAACCGCCAGCCGTCGCTCCACCGGATGTCGATCATGGCCCACGAGGTCGTGGTCATGCCGTACAAGACGTTCCGACTCAACACCGTCGTCTGTCCGCCGTACAACGCGGACTTTGACGGCGACGAGATGAACATGCACGCCCTGCAGAACGAGGAGGCCCGCGCGGAGGCGCGCGTCCTCATGCGCGTGCAAGAACAGATCCTGAGTCCCCGCTTCGGGAAGAACATCATCGGGGCGATCCAGGACCACATCTCCGGGACGTACCTCCTGACGAAGGACAACCCCCGGTTCAACGAGACGCAGGCGCTCGACTTGCTCCGGGCGACCCGGATCGACGAACTGCCCGAACCCAGCGGCATCGACGATGAGGACGAACCGTTCTGGACTGGCCGGGACGTGTTCTCCGAACTCCTGCCCGACGACATGAACCTCGAGTTCACGGGGACGGTCGGCGACGACGTCGTCATCGAGGACGGTCAACTCGTCTCGGGAACCATCGCCGAGGACGAGGTCGGCGAGTTCGGCGGCGAGATCGTCGACGCGATCACGAAGCAGTACGGGAACACTCGCTCGCGCGTCTTCATCAACGAACTCTCGACGCTCGCGATGCGGGCGATCATGCACTTCGGGTTCTCGATCGGGATCGACGACGAGACGATTCCGGCCGAGGCCGAAGCGCGCATCGACGAGACGATCGAGGAGGCCTACGATCGCGTCGCGGAACTCATCGAGGCATACGAGCGCGGCGAACTCGAGAGCCTGCCCGGGCGGACGCTCGACGAGACGCTCGAGATGAAGATCATGCAGACGCTCTCGCGGGCGCGTGACAACGCGGGGAACATCGCCGAGGAGCACTTCGAGGGCGACAACCCCGCGGTCGTCATGGCCGAGTCCGGAGCGCGTGGGTCGATGCTCAACTTGACCCAGATGGCCGGCTGTGTCGGCCAGCAGGCAGTTCGTGGCGAGCGGATCAACCGCGGCTACGAGAACCGCACCCTGAGCCACTACCAGCAAAACGACCTCTCCGCGGAGGCTCACGGTTTCGTCGAGAGTTCCTACACGGTCGGCCTGGACCCGCGGGAGTTCTTCTTCCACGCGATGGGTGGCCGCGAGGGTCTGGTCGACACGGCAGTCCGGACCTCGAAGTCCGGCTACCTCCAGCGTCGGCTGATCAACGCGCTCTCGGAACTCGAGGCCCAGTACGACGGCACCGTCCGGGACACAGGCGACACCATCGTGCAGTTCGAGTTCGGCGAGGACGGCACATCGCCGGTCCAGGTGGCCTACGACGACGACCACGACGTCGACGTCGAGGGCATCGCCGAAACGGTGCTCGACGAGGAGTTCGACTCTGAGGCCGAGCGCGAGGCGTTCCTCTCGGGCAAGCGGATCGAGACCAACCTCTCGGAACACGCCGACAGCCGTCGAGTTGTCGAGCCAGAGGGGGTGAGCTCGGATGACTAA
- the rpoA2 gene encoding DNA-directed RNA polymerase subunit A'', translating into MTKTENVFVQDYDVDDDAVVIVEDSELPRRLKDRVYAVLEDKGDVTIEQAQDIVSAVETEYVETRVDPLDPVGTVSAQSIGEPGTQLTMNTFHYAGVAEIDVTQGLPRLIELVDARKTPDTPTMQVHLTEEYATEREKAHEVVWNIEATKILALGDVSTNVADMRVQIDLNQDTLEERLITAEEVAEIIEDSLGVQTTQQGTQIEFGPEEPSYRDLLQLVEELRDITFKGIEDISRVVIRREDLEVETDDGVEEREEFVLYTEGSAFGDVLSIEGVDASRTTCNNIHEIHRNLGIEAAREAIIEETNNTLAEQGLDDVNVRHLMLVADMMTNEGTIESIGRHGISGSKDSVLARAAFEVTVNHLLNAAIHGEIDELDGVTENVIVGKPIKLGTGDVDLRMGSSPNRAD; encoded by the coding sequence ATGACTAAGACCGAGAACGTCTTCGTCCAGGACTACGACGTCGACGACGACGCTGTCGTCATCGTCGAGGATAGCGAACTCCCGCGACGGCTCAAGGATCGCGTCTACGCGGTGCTCGAGGACAAGGGGGACGTGACGATCGAGCAGGCCCAGGATATCGTCAGCGCCGTCGAGACCGAGTACGTCGAGACGCGCGTCGATCCGCTCGACCCCGTTGGGACCGTCAGCGCCCAGTCCATCGGGGAGCCCGGGACGCAGCTGACGATGAACACGTTCCACTACGCGGGGGTCGCCGAGATCGACGTCACCCAGGGACTGCCCCGACTGATCGAACTCGTCGACGCCCGGAAGACGCCGGACACGCCGACGATGCAGGTCCACCTCACAGAGGAGTACGCGACCGAGCGCGAGAAGGCCCACGAGGTCGTCTGGAACATCGAGGCGACGAAGATCCTCGCGCTGGGTGACGTGTCGACGAACGTCGCCGACATGCGCGTCCAGATCGATCTGAATCAGGACACGCTCGAGGAACGACTCATCACGGCCGAGGAGGTTGCCGAGATCATCGAAGACTCTCTGGGCGTGCAGACGACCCAGCAGGGGACCCAGATCGAGTTCGGCCCCGAGGAGCCGTCCTACCGGGACCTCCTCCAGCTGGTCGAGGAGCTTCGGGACATCACGTTCAAGGGGATCGAGGACATCTCGCGGGTCGTCATCCGCCGGGAGGACCTCGAGGTCGAGACCGACGACGGCGTCGAGGAGCGCGAGGAGTTCGTCCTCTACACCGAGGGGTCGGCCTTTGGCGACGTGCTCTCGATCGAGGGCGTCGACGCTTCGCGGACAACCTGTAACAACATTCACGAGATTCACCGAAACCTCGGTATCGAGGCCGCTCGGGAGGCGATCATCGAGGAGACGAACAACACGCTGGCCGAGCAGGGGCTCGACGACGTGAACGTTCGCCACCTGATGCTGGTCGCCGACATGATGACCAACGAGGGGACCATCGAGTCCATCGGTCGTCACGGCATCTCGGGTTCGAAGGATTCCGTGCTCGCCCGCGCGGCGTTCGAGGTGACGGTTAACCACCTGCTCAACGCGGCCATCCACGGCGAGATCGACGAACTCGACGGCGTCACCGAGAACGTTATCGTCGGCAAGCCGATCAAGCTCGGTACCGGTGACGTCGACCTGCGGATGGGGTCGTCGCCGAATCGGGCGGACTGA
- a CDS encoding NusA-like transcription termination signal-binding factor encodes MTITLEDDARQFIARFEDVSGISGQDCLVFEDRLVIVVPAGTMGQAVGARGQHVQQFERRTGRSVRLVEGSSDPEAFVANALAPAAIRNVTISENDTTVAYVEVPEDDRGVAIGTGGQRIEDARTLANRHFGIDDVQLA; translated from the coding sequence ATGACCATCACCCTCGAGGACGACGCACGCCAGTTCATTGCCCGTTTCGAGGACGTCTCAGGCATCTCCGGCCAGGACTGTCTCGTCTTCGAGGACCGCCTGGTGATCGTCGTCCCTGCGGGGACGATGGGGCAGGCAGTCGGCGCCCGCGGGCAGCACGTCCAGCAGTTCGAGCGCCGAACGGGGCGATCCGTGCGGCTGGTCGAGGGCTCGAGCGACCCCGAAGCCTTCGTGGCGAACGCGCTAGCGCCCGCAGCGATCCGCAACGTCACGATCAGCGAGAACGACACGACGGTCGCCTACGTCGAGGTGCCCGAGGACGACCGCGGGGTGGCGATTGGGACGGGTGGCCAGCGGATCGAGGACGCACGAACGCTCGCCAACCGTCACTTCGGAATCGACGACGTGCAGTTAGCCTGA
- a CDS encoding 30S ribosomal protein S12 codes for MANGKYAARKLKKDRQNQRWSDSDYARRARGLREKSDPLEGAPQARGIVLEKVGIEAKQPNSAIRKCVRVQLIKNGKQVTAFCPGDGAISFIDEHDEVTIAGIGGAKGRAMGDLSGVNYKVDKVNGVAMLELVRGNAEKPVR; via the coding sequence ATGGCAAACGGCAAATACGCCGCGCGCAAACTCAAGAAGGACCGCCAGAACCAGCGGTGGTCCGACTCTGACTACGCGCGCCGAGCACGCGGCCTGCGCGAGAAATCGGACCCCCTCGAGGGTGCGCCCCAGGCTCGCGGTATCGTCCTCGAAAAGGTCGGCATCGAAGCAAAACAGCCCAACTCGGCCATCCGGAAGTGCGTCCGTGTCCAGCTGATCAAGAACGGCAAGCAGGTCACGGCCTTCTGTCCTGGCGACGGGGCAATCTCGTTCATCGACGAACACGACGAGGTCACCATCGCCGGTATCGGTGGCGCGAAGGGTCGTGCCATGGGTGACCTCTCCGGCGTCAACTACAAGGTCGACAAGGTCAACGGCGTCGCCATGCTCGAACTGGTTCGCGGCAACGCGGAGAAACCGGTGCGATAA
- a CDS encoding 30S ribosomal protein S7 — MSEQEQPEPDAPAGGSDLTTKLFGTWDVSEIQYNDPSTERYLSVTPIAHTAGRHASKQFKKSELSIVERLANRLMQTEENTGKKQQTLKIIRDAFEIVNDRTEENPVQVLVTAVENAAPREETVRLKYGGISVPKAVDVAPQRRVDQALKFIAEGAYSASFKSPTSASEALASQLIGASNYDVQAYAINQKEEKERVAAAAR, encoded by the coding sequence ATGAGCGAGCAAGAACAACCCGAACCCGACGCCCCCGCTGGCGGCAGCGACCTCACTACCAAGCTCTTTGGCACGTGGGACGTCTCCGAAATCCAGTACAACGACCCCTCGACCGAGCGCTACCTGTCGGTGACGCCCATCGCGCACACGGCGGGTCGCCACGCGAGCAAGCAGTTCAAGAAGTCCGAACTCTCCATCGTCGAGCGACTGGCCAACCGACTCATGCAGACCGAGGAGAACACGGGCAAGAAACAGCAGACGCTGAAGATCATTCGCGATGCGTTCGAAATCGTCAACGACCGCACCGAGGAGAACCCCGTCCAGGTCCTCGTCACCGCCGTCGAGAACGCGGCGCCACGTGAGGAGACCGTCCGCCTCAAGTACGGCGGTATCTCGGTCCCGAAGGCCGTCGACGTCGCGCCCCAGCGCCGCGTCGACCAGGCCCTGAAGTTCATCGCCGAGGGTGCTTACAGTGCCTCGTTCAAGTCGCCGACGTCGGCTTCGGAAGCGCTCGCCAGCCAGCTCATTGGGGCGTCGAACTACGACGTCCAGGCGTACGCGATCAACCAGAAAGAGGAGAAAGAACGCGTCGCGGCTGCGGCGAGATAA
- a CDS encoding HalX domain-containing protein, giving the protein MSDTEALSAVYDVRRIDFDRSILDQLEAGDDVILVDWELESPDPRGVLDALSQNAPSTPILVVTSDVPTDDPIDRGADEYLVTPVSAEKLRSTIDRLVLQHAYQEAMSEYFRLATERALLENEREAGVDVDERYEQVVADLHEWRERADSIRGEFSRDGFDRALRRLLSE; this is encoded by the coding sequence GTGTCGGATACTGAGGCCCTCTCCGCGGTGTACGACGTTCGCCGTATCGACTTCGATCGATCGATCCTGGATCAGCTCGAGGCGGGCGACGACGTCATCCTCGTCGACTGGGAACTCGAGAGTCCAGACCCCAGAGGGGTTCTCGATGCGCTCAGCCAGAACGCGCCATCGACGCCCATTCTCGTGGTCACGAGCGACGTCCCGACGGACGACCCCATCGACCGCGGCGCTGACGAGTATCTGGTGACGCCCGTCTCGGCCGAGAAACTCCGATCGACGATCGATCGACTGGTTCTCCAGCACGCCTACCAGGAGGCGATGAGTGAGTACTTTCGACTCGCGACGGAGCGGGCGTTGCTCGAGAACGAACGCGAGGCGGGTGTCGACGTCGACGAGCGATACGAGCAGGTGGTGGCTGACCTACACGAGTGGCGAGAGCGGGCGGATTCGATCAGAGGTGAGTTCTCGCGCGACGGGTTCGACCGGGCGCTTCGTCGGTTACTCAGCGAGTAA
- a CDS encoding DUF7503 family protein: MTELSDYLKNHPRMIGVLFTAMLLLSQAGTVAAGNNGAYTGP, encoded by the coding sequence ATGACGGAACTTAGCGACTACCTGAAGAACCACCCACGAATGATCGGCGTCCTGTTCACGGCAATGCTGTTGCTGTCCCAGGCGGGAACGGTTGCGGCGGGGAACAACGGCGCTTACACTGGACCTTAA